One Vicinamibacteria bacterium genomic region harbors:
- the hutH gene encoding histidine ammonia-lyase, with the protein MSLVLDGRSLTLDEIRSVSFGEAEVALSPDARSRVRASREVVEQILLSENVVYGINTGFGNFRNVVIPRKDLDELQLNLVRSHAAGVGEAFPESVVRTILLLRVNTLAAGFSGIDPETLDALVAMLNRGVHPVVPQKGSVGASGDLAPLAHVALALVGEGDAVFGGERLPSTEALRRAGLSPVRLHPKDGLALINGTQVITALLAHAVLLARRLVRCADVIGALTLDTLLGTDVAFDPRIHEARPHPGQRTTAENLRRLLEGSAMRKSHESCDRVQDSYSLRCMPQIHGAVRDALDYVEGVLNIEMNSATDNPMIFVETKEVLSGGNFHGQPVALASDFLTIALAELGAVSERRTERLVNPALSELPAFLVKEGGLNSGFMILQVAAAALASENKVLSHPASVDSIPTSANQEDHVSMGVTAARKTNEVASNLANILAIELLAAAQALDLRRPLTTSPALEAVHARLREKVPHYDRDRPHHPDVREATRLVESGAIVEAASSHVGGMG; encoded by the coding sequence ATGTCTCTCGTGCTCGACGGCCGGAGCTTGACGCTCGATGAGATTCGGAGCGTTTCGTTCGGTGAGGCCGAGGTGGCGCTTTCGCCCGACGCCCGCTCGCGGGTGCGTGCCTCGCGGGAGGTCGTCGAGCAGATCTTGCTGAGCGAGAACGTCGTGTATGGCATCAACACCGGTTTCGGGAACTTTCGTAACGTGGTCATCCCGAGGAAAGACCTGGACGAGCTGCAGCTCAATTTGGTCCGAAGCCACGCGGCCGGAGTGGGAGAGGCGTTCCCCGAGAGTGTGGTTCGGACGATTCTGCTGCTACGGGTGAATACGCTCGCGGCAGGCTTCTCCGGCATCGACCCGGAAACGCTCGATGCCCTCGTCGCGATGTTGAACCGGGGGGTCCATCCCGTCGTTCCCCAGAAGGGATCGGTGGGCGCAAGCGGCGACCTCGCTCCTCTCGCCCACGTCGCGCTCGCGCTCGTCGGAGAGGGTGATGCGGTTTTCGGCGGAGAGCGACTTCCGAGCACCGAAGCCCTTCGCCGAGCGGGGCTGTCCCCGGTGAGGCTTCACCCGAAGGACGGGCTCGCGCTCATCAACGGGACGCAGGTCATTACCGCGCTCCTCGCCCATGCCGTCCTGCTCGCGCGGCGACTCGTTCGTTGCGCCGACGTCATCGGGGCCCTCACCCTCGACACGCTGCTCGGAACCGACGTCGCATTCGATCCCAGAATCCACGAAGCGCGGCCTCACCCGGGACAGCGGACGACGGCGGAGAACTTGAGACGGCTCCTCGAGGGCAGCGCCATGAGAAAGTCGCATGAAAGCTGCGACCGGGTGCAGGACAGCTATTCGCTGCGCTGCATGCCGCAGATTCATGGCGCGGTTCGAGACGCGCTCGACTACGTGGAAGGTGTCCTGAACATCGAGATGAACAGCGCGACGGACAACCCCATGATCTTCGTGGAAACGAAGGAGGTCCTCTCCGGGGGCAACTTTCACGGCCAGCCGGTGGCGCTTGCCTCGGACTTCCTCACGATTGCCCTCGCCGAGCTCGGTGCGGTCAGCGAGCGCAGGACGGAAAGACTGGTGAATCCCGCTCTTTCGGAGCTTCCCGCATTTCTCGTAAAGGAAGGCGGACTCAACTCGGGGTTCATGATCCTCCAGGTTGCGGCGGCCGCGCTCGCCTCGGAGAACAAAGTTCTGTCCCATCCCGCGAGTGTGGACAGCATTCCCACTTCGGCGAATCAAGAAGATCACGTCAGTATGGGGGTCACCGCGGCGAGAAAGACCAACGAGGTCGCGAGCAATCTCGCGAACATCCTGGCGATCGAGCTCCTGGCCGCTGCCCAGGCTCTCGACCTCAGGCGTCCCTTGACGACTTCCCCGGCGCTCGAGGCCGTGCACGCTCGGCTTCGGGAAAAGGTTCCCCACTACGATCGCGACCGCCCCCACCACCCCGACGTTCGGGAAGCGACCCGTCTCGTCGAGTCGGGAGCCATCGTCGAAGCGGCTTCTTCGCATGTCGGAGGGATGGGCTGA